A DNA window from Providencia huaxiensis contains the following coding sequences:
- a CDS encoding YbaY family lipoprotein: MKFFRYIVSLLVLLMLVSCEGNSTKPNEKALNAKNSNNNQTVDSGKIEGRVVILQNTALPEGAVVTITLADTTVADLPALILSQKYYNSVNNRPTIPFELTYQKNEVRQEGTLVVNATVNADGKLLYISDSVVEVINNGITKNVELLMVSAN; encoded by the coding sequence ATGAAGTTTTTTCGCTACATTGTTAGCTTATTAGTACTTTTAATGTTGGTTAGTTGTGAAGGGAATAGCACAAAGCCCAACGAAAAAGCACTTAATGCTAAAAATAGTAATAATAATCAGACGGTAGATTCAGGGAAAATCGAGGGCCGTGTTGTCATTTTACAGAATACTGCTTTACCTGAAGGTGCGGTTGTTACAATTACTCTGGCGGATACAACGGTGGCGGACTTGCCAGCCCTAATATTATCTCAAAAATATTATAATTCAGTGAACAATCGCCCGACAATTCCCTTTGAGCTCACTTACCAAAAAAATGAAGTTAGGCAGGAAGGTACACTCGTTGTTAATGCAACCGTGAACGCAGATGGAAAATTATTATACATTAGTGATAGTGTTGTAGAGGTTATCAATAACGGCATCACAAAAAATGTTGAATTATTGATGGTATCTGCAAATTAG
- the tesB gene encoding acyl-CoA thioesterase II: MSPELQNLISLIELEKIEEGIFRGQSEDLGLPQVFGGQVVGQAMYAAKQTIPEERAINSFHSYFLRPGDSSRPIVYDVEILRDGGSFSARRVSAIQNGKPIFFMTASFQSQEEGYNHQNLMPDVPPPTSLISQDDIVQSLADKLPESVKKYALRPTPFEFRPVEFYSPFDSAPQEPFRYIWFKAKGQLPELPSLHHYLLGYASDYNFLPAALQPHGRGFMERDLQVATIDHSMWFHRPFKIDDWLLYAVESPSASGGRGFVKGQLYNLQGDLVATAVQEGVIRHRQPHK; this comes from the coding sequence ATGAGCCCAGAATTACAGAATTTAATTAGCCTAATCGAACTCGAAAAAATTGAAGAAGGTATTTTTCGGGGACAAAGTGAAGACCTTGGTTTGCCTCAAGTTTTTGGCGGACAAGTTGTTGGACAAGCCATGTATGCAGCGAAACAAACCATACCTGAAGAGCGAGCGATTAATTCTTTTCATAGTTATTTTTTACGTCCAGGCGATAGCTCACGTCCTATTGTTTATGACGTTGAAATTTTACGCGATGGCGGAAGTTTTAGCGCACGTCGAGTGAGCGCCATTCAAAACGGCAAGCCTATCTTCTTTATGACCGCATCATTTCAATCTCAAGAAGAAGGTTATAATCATCAAAACTTGATGCCGGATGTACCACCACCGACTTCGTTAATTTCTCAAGATGATATTGTGCAAAGTTTGGCTGATAAATTGCCAGAATCAGTTAAAAAATATGCTCTTAGGCCAACTCCCTTTGAATTTCGTCCTGTTGAGTTTTACAGCCCATTCGATTCCGCACCTCAAGAGCCGTTTCGTTATATTTGGTTTAAAGCGAAAGGACAGTTACCGGAGCTACCTTCGCTGCATCACTATTTGTTAGGTTATGCATCTGATTACAATTTCCTTCCAGCCGCATTGCAACCGCATGGTAGAGGCTTTATGGAACGAGACCTACAAGTCGCAACGATTGATCATTCAATGTGGTTCCATCGTCCATTCAAAATTGATGATTGGTTACTGTATGCCGTAGAAAGTCCCTCGGCATCTGGTGGAAGGGGTTTTGTTAAAGGACAACTCTATAATTTACAAGGTGATCTTGTTGCAACCGCAGTCCAAGAAGGTGTAATTCGGCATAGGCAACCCCATAAATAA
- a CDS encoding HHA domain-containing protein: MTKFDYLMRLRKCTTIETLERVIEKNKYELSDDELELFYSAADHRLAELTMNKLYDKIPASVWKFVR, translated from the coding sequence ATGACCAAATTTGATTATCTGATGCGTTTAAGAAAATGTACAACAATTGAAACTCTTGAGCGTGTCATTGAAAAAAACAAGTATGAATTATCTGATGATGAGCTAGAGCTATTCTACTCCGCAGCAGATCACCGCTTAGCTGAACTCACAATGAATAAGCTTTATGATAAAATCCCAGCTTCTGTTTGGAAGTTTGTTAGATAA